From Xiphophorus maculatus strain JP 163 A chromosome 12, X_maculatus-5.0-male, whole genome shotgun sequence, the proteins below share one genomic window:
- the dmtn gene encoding dematin encodes MMMPKQPAQTSPGSVLSLRGTGVPGSPAAAIVARVEDGVIGYKDLAALPRDKAILDIERPDLMIYQPHYSYSPLERSLSPRSVSPPASPENSSKESRDWLENRSPGGSSPGSTIQSSRTQSSHTPPALNTPIAANTHPAGSKSAMQHFHRPENGSNIYKKPPIYRQDVSSSPVPQGKHIEDLIIESSKFPAAQPPDPNQPSKIETDYWPCPPSLAVIEKESQRKDQREEEEEDEGELEDELWGLRALQNQELNKIQSNLGKILLKEELGKSAGPLRRKTRSLPDRNQNTGSGASRSVYFPASSRSGLSRLQSAEFGSAEKNPAGLQNGDSRIDRGNSLPSMLEHKIYPYEMLVVTHRGRSKLPPGVDRTRLERHLSQEEFLSVFRMPIEDFDRLSLWKRNEMKKKVCLF; translated from the exons ATGATGATGCCCAAG CAGCCGGCGCAGACGTCTCCCGGCAGCGTCCTGTCGCTCAGAGGGACCGGCGTTCCCGGATCGCCCGCCGCCGCCATCGTG GCCAGGGTGGAGGACGGCGTCATCGGCTACAAGGACCTGGCGGCGCTGCCCAGAGACAAAGCCATCCTGGACATTGAGAGACCCGACCTGATGATCTACCAACCGCACTACAGCTACAGCCCTCTGGAG AGGTCTTTGTCTCCTCGCTCCGTTTCTCCTCCTGCCTCCCCAGAG AACTCGTCCAAGGAGTCCAGGGACTGGCTGGAGAACCGGTCGCCTGGCGGTTCTTCACCCGGTTCCACCATCCAGAGCAGCAGAACCCAGAGCTCACACACACCGCCGGCGCTGAACACACCCATCGCCGCCAACACACACCCGGCGGGCAGCAAGAGCGCCATGCAGCATTTCCACCGACCCG aaaacgGATCCAACATCTATAAGAAGCCTCCCATCTACAGGCAGG acgtCTCGTCCTCGCCCGTCCCTCAGGGGAAACACATCGAGGATCTGATCATCGAGTCGTCAAAGTTCCCAGCAGCTCAGCCTCCAGATCCCAACCAGCCGTCCAAAATCGAGACCGACTACTGGCCCTGCCCCCCGTCACTGGCCGTGAtcg AGAAGGAGAGTCAGAGGAAGGACCAgcgggaggaagaggaggaggatgaaggggAGCTGGAGGACGAGCTGTGGGGCCTCCGGGCCCTGCAGAACCAGGAGCTGAACAAG ATCCAGTCCAACCTCGGGAAAATCCTCCTGAAGGAAGAACTGGGGAAGTCTGCGGGTCCACTGAGGAGGAAGACCCGTTCACTGccggaccggaaccagaacACTG GCTCCGGCGCCTCCAGGTCGGTGTATTTCCCAGCATCCTCCAGGAGCGGCCTGTCCCGG ctgcAGTCTGCAGAGTTCGGCTCCGCAGAGAAAAACCCGGCAG gcCTGCAG AACGGAGACTCCAGGATAGACCGGGGGAACTCCCTCCCCAGCATGCTGGAGCACAAG ATTTACCCGTATGAGATGCTGGTGGTGACCCACAGAGGGCGCAGCAAGCTGCCCCCCGGGGTGGACCGGACCCGCCTGGAG AGACATCTGTCCCAGGAGGAGTTCCTCAGCGTCTTCAGGATGCCCATCGAGGACTTCGACCGCCTCTCCCTCTGGAAGAGGAACGAGATGAAGAAGAAGGTCTGTCTCTTCTGA